The following proteins come from a genomic window of Gossypium raimondii isolate GPD5lz chromosome 5, ASM2569854v1, whole genome shotgun sequence:
- the LOC105770083 gene encoding S-adenosylmethionine decarboxylase proenzyme, translating to MRMDMESPLPPSPIGFEGFEKRLEITFFDPPVFNDPNGYGLRALSRAQIDSILEPACCTIVSQLSNSNFDSYVLSESSLFIYPNKIILKTCGTTKLLLSIPPILQLSNSISLTVSRVNYSRGSFIFPDHQPSPHRNFSEEVAMLNGYFTDFITEAYIIGNPKLQNRSWHIYSAVPKSSPPFVEDQRAEITLEMCMTGLNREKAGVFYKKSGDENHSAREMTKLSGIADIIPSHVICDFEFDPCGYSMNGIDGLAYSTVHVTPEDGFSYASYEFMGLDLETIKHEPLVKRVLTCFGPKEFSVAITCNGGVPVWFMEVADVEGYTSQYTVKQELPRGGCVVYRTYSSVGERCMVRIPTKLAMQQRCWEAAAEEEEEQEVAGGGAVVCQCISSA from the coding sequence ATGAGAATGGACATGGAATCACCGCTGCCTCCTTCACCAATAGGCTTCGAGGGCTTTGAAAAACGCTTGGAAATCACTTTCTTCGATCCACCCGTCTTCAATGACCCAAATGGATACGGTCTTCGAGCCCTATCTAGAGCCCAAATCGACTCAATCCTCGAGCCAGCTTGCTGCACCATTGTTTCTCAGCTCTCAAATTCCAACTTCGACTCGTACGTTCTCTCAGAGTCGAGCCTCTTCATTTACCCAAACAAGATTATCCTGAAAACATGCGGAACCACAAAGCTTCTCTTATCAATTCCTCCGATTCTCCAACTCAGTAACTCAATCTCACTCACTGTGTCACGAGTTAACTACTCACGTGGCTCCTTCATTTTTCCTGATCACCAGCCCTCCCCTCACCGTAACTTTTCTGAGGAAGTTGCAATGTTAAACGGCTATTTCACTGATTTCATTACCGAAGCTTATATAATCGGCAATCCAAAGCTTCAAAACCGTAGCTGGCACATTTACTCGGCCGTACCAAAAAGTTCACCACCGTTCGTGGAAGATCAGAGGGCAGAGATCACTCTGGAAATGTGCATGACAGGTTTGAATAGAGAAAAGGCAGGCGTCTTTTACAAGAAATCGGGAGACGAGAACCACTCCGCACGTGAAATGACGAAACTGTCCGGAATCGCTGACATTATTCCGAGTCACGTGATATGCGACTTCGAGTTTGACCCCTGTGGGTACTCAATGAATGGGATCGATGGGTTGGCTTACTCTACGGTGCACGTGACCCCAGAAGATGGGTTCAGTTACGCTAGCTACGAGTTCATGGGGCTCGACCTTGAGACCATCAAGCACGAACCATTGGTTAAGAGGGTGCTAACATGTTTTGGTCCAAAAGAGTTCTCTGTTGCGATCACGTGCAATGGTGGGGTCCCTGTCTGGTTCATGGAAGTTGCTGACGTGGAAGGCTACACATCTCAGTATACAGTGAAGCAAGAGCTGCCACGTGGAGGGTGTGTGGTTTACAGGACTTACTCCTCCGTGGGTGAGAGGTGCATGGTTCGCATCCCGACTAAATTAGCCATGCAGCAGCGGTGCTGGGAGGCTGCAGCGGAGGAAGAGGAGGAGCAAGAGGTGGCTGGTGGTGGGGCGGTGGTTTGTCAGTGTATTTCGTCAGCCTGA
- the LOC105769730 gene encoding GDP-L-fucose synthase 1: protein MGETDSFFSNKSAKIFVAGHRGLVGSAIVRKLQSLGFTNLLLRTHADLDLTRQSDVESFFADEKPHYVVLAAAKVGGIHANNTYPADFIAINLQIQTNVIDSSYRHGVNKILFLGSSCIYPKFAPQPIPENALLSGPLEPTNEWYAVAKIAGIKMCQAYRIQHGFDAISAMPTNLYGPNDNFHPENSHVLPALMRRFHKAKVEGAKEVVVWGTGSPLREFLHVDDLADAVVFLLGNYSGLEHVNVGSGKEVTIKELAELVKEVVGFEGELVWDTSKPDGTPRKLMDSSKLASLGWKAKISLKDGLIDTYKWYLENVKQ, encoded by the exons ATGGGAGAAACCG ATTCTTTCTTCTCGAACAAATCAGCGAAGATCTTCGTAGCAGGCCATCGAGGCCTAGTTGGTTCTGCCATAGTTCGTAAACTTCAGTCCCTAGGCTTTACCAACCTCCTACTCCGCACCCATGCCGATCTGGACCTTACTCGCCAATCCGACGTCGAATCCTTCTTCGCCGATGAGAAACCTCACTACGTCGTACTAGCTGCCGCTAAAGTTGGTGGGATCCACGCCAACAACACTTACCCTGCCGATTTCATTGCCATCAACCTCCAAATCCAGACCAACGTCATCGATTCCTCTTACCGCCACGGCGTTAACAAAATCCTCTTCCTTGGTTCCTCTTGTATTTATCCCAAGTTTGCGCCGCAACCCATCCCTGAAAATGCGCTCTTATCCGGTCCCCTGGAACCCACCAACGAATGGTATGCCGTTGCCAAGATCGCGGGGATCAAAATGTGCCAAGCGTACAGAATTCAGCACGGCTTCGATGCTATTTCCGCTATGCCGACAAATTTGTACGGCCCCAACGATAATTTCCATCCTGAAAATTCCCACGTTTTGCCCGCTTTGATGCGGAGGTTCCATAAAGCCAAAGTGGAAGGAGCAAAAGAAGTAGTTGTTTGGGGAACCGGTAGTCCATTAAGGGAATTTTTGCACGTCGACGATCTAGCTGATGCTGTGGTTTTCTTGCTGGGAAATTATAGTGGGTTGGAACATGTGAATGTAGGTAGCGGAAAAGAGGTTACTATTAAGGAATTAGCTGAATTGGTTAAGGAAGTTGTTGGGTTTGAAGGGGAACTTGTTTGGGATACTTCGAAGCCTGATGGGACTCCTAGGAAACTCATGGACAGCTCGAAGCTTGCTTCATTGGGGTGGAAGGCCAAGATTTCTTTGAAAGATGGGCTTATTGATACTTATAAATGGTACTTGGAGAACGTCAAGCAATAA